The proteins below come from a single Drosophila miranda strain MSH22 chromosome Y unlocalized genomic scaffold, D.miranda_PacBio2.1 Contig_Y1_pilon, whole genome shotgun sequence genomic window:
- the LOC117191376 gene encoding 60S ribosomal protein L38: protein MPREIKEVKDFLNKARRSDARAVKIKKNPTNTKFKIRCSRFLYTLVVQDKEKADKIKQSLPPGLQVKEVK from the coding sequence ATGCCACGAGAAATAAAAGAAGTTAAAGATTTTCTTAATAAAGCACGTCGTTCAGATGCGCGTGCTGTGAAAATCAAGAAGAATCCTACGAATACTAAATTCAAGATCCGCTGCTCGCGCTTTTTGTACACGCTAGTGGTACAGGATAAGGAAAAAGCGGACAAAATTAAGCAATCTTTGCCCCCAGGATTGCAAGTCAAGGAGGTCAAGTAG